The following DNA comes from Camelina sativa cultivar DH55 chromosome 14, Cs, whole genome shotgun sequence.
TACCTTCTCCACCTGAACTTCTTCTGATTCACCACAATCTTGTTTGTGAGGCTTGACTGTAGTATCCGTAGGTTTCTCCATAGTAGGACAAAGAACTGCTTTATGAACAGGTTCTGGTTTGGATGATAAAATCCCTTTATATTGTACTCTTTCCCTATAAGCTTGAGCTTTCTCATATAATCTTCCCACCAATAAGCATTGTTGAATAGACTTAGGTTGAAACATTCTAACATTCATCTGAGTATCAGTTCTCAGCCCTGCCAAGTAAACATCAACCAAATAATCTTCAGAGAAGCTCACTCTATTGCTAATCAACTCGAAACGAGCATGATACTCCTCAATTCCTTCAGTCTCTTGCAGCTGTTTCAATTTTGCAACCGAATCATCCACATGCTTATTATACTTTCCTTGCAACAACAGTTTATAAATCACCCAATCGTGCATTACATGCTTCCATAGAACTGACTCAGTAATTGATTGATGCCATATAGCTGCAAGGTCGTCGAAATGAATAGAAGCTAAGCCAATCTTCAATTCGTCTGGTGTTCTATCAATTTCAAAGAACTGTTCGACTTTGAACAACCACTCTTTGATTTTATCACCGTTAAATCTAGGACAATCCAGCTTCGCTAGTCTAGTTACACCAGAGGGATTTGAATACATACCAGATCTAAGACATCGCATCAGCTCCGATGAAGGATATAACAATTCCGGAGTCGTCGATATTTTTGGTGTAgctcgattttgattttgaaaactGATCGGAGGTGTAGTTATATGTGGTGAGAGTCGTCCGACGTTGTAAGCTCTTGTTTCCGCCATCGATTCCGAGAACCGTCTTTGCTCTAATACCTTTGATAAAGAGAAACTGCAACTTAATCGAATACTTGAAAATCAACACAAATTGAATCGTCGTTCTAAAAACGAGAATCCAAATCTCACAAGCTTGAGCATAGATAGAAGAAACAGCTCTAGCTAGATGAGTACAACACCGATTTAAGAaactaagaagaagataacactCAACACACAAATCTCATGAATGATCCAATTCAGCTTGTTGCTTCTCTTTAAGCGTCTTTGAGCTCAAGCTGATCTCAACCAttgatttaaactttttatctcAGCCTTCCACGTATTTATCTTATTGACCTTCTTTTTCCTATATCAAGCTTTGACGGAAGGAGGTAACCTACAAACTGGGAGAGGAAGGGTCTCTGGAACGAGATGAACTTGGATTTTTCGGCAGAACAACAGAGTAGCAAGACGAAGGCAAGGTCTGACGCCGGCGAGCCGAAGCTACACCGGCGCCGGAGAGCGGATGCACTTCTGTCGATTCGGAAATGACGGCTGGGGCGAACACTAccgaggagagagaagagagattgtTTGTTAGAtctaaaatacttttttgtGTGATGAAATAATGTCACCTTTAAGTAAATTCTTATGTTTTAAGTTAAGTAGTAAAATTCACTAAGTGTACatatatcttatttttgtaTAGAAGTTTTCAACTTAAAttgaaagagaggaaaaacaaatttacatgCCAGCCCATGCCATGTAGTTTGTTTGGATCAAACCCATaattagaagacaaaaaaaattaaacactaaaaagtaaaaaccaatGTTTAGGAAACTAATAGAAACAGAAGAATGTCGCAGTAAAGAAACAATTTCACATATGCTGATGAATAGATGTATGAGAATAAAAAGGTATAAAGTTATTGAAAGCCACAATCAAGCCTTCATCCTTACGCATAAAGTTATCTTCTTTCATTTCTTCACAGACGCCTGAACATGTCTTCTAGTTTCGGTATAATTAATTAACGAGCgcaaacaacaaaattttccaGTGTTCAAAATAGTTAACACTTCTGACTTCTCAATGCCCAATAACTTCATCAAAGTCATCTCTACATAATAATCAAATGTGGACATCTCAAAACTCTAGTCGTCGTTGGTCTCGAAACTGTAGAAAATGTGAGAGgcagaaattttttaaaaaaagtcacaAGTCATTTCTACCAAACAGTTTTAATGTTGAAAAAAGTTTAATTTGAATCATCTAAACTTTgaagaaacattaaaaatgCAAGTCCCAGAGTCTTAACGtcgaacctttttttttctttttaactttttttattacagAAGGAAAGTTCAACATAATAATATGACACAAGTATGAACAAAAGCCACTTATGGTAGTGATAGTAgcgaaacaaaaacagaggtttcaaaatatatgcgCGGCTAACCCGATTTCATCTTCTTGAACTGTTGTTGTTAAGTATGCGGTGAAGCCGGAATGTTTCGCCTTGGTCTCCATTCAGTGACCGCCTTTCCAAACAGCACACGGTTAATTGTCTTAGCAGTTTCTCCAGATGGGAATGCAAGTGACAGCTTTTCTGCACATCTCTCTTATTTGGATTTGTTGATAGTATCGCTGCATTCACGGCATCAGCCACTAGTTCCTTATGCGAGTCTTCTAGGAAATACCCAACCGGTGATTCCTCAGGCTTTTCATAAACGAGCAAAGCAAAGCAGTCCTGAAATAATCAGCAAGAAAATTGAGTTCATAAAAGATCAACAACATAGAATCTCTCTGTATTTGAACTAGATTTTGCTTCATAGAGATAAGGGAACAAAGTTGAAGGAGTATGTACCTCGATAATATCTTGAAACCCGGTTAACCCAACAAATTTAGCTAACTCAAGTCTGCCATACTTCACACCTTCTTCAAGTTTTCCAACCTGTTTATGCCATGTTTTTCCAAAACCAGATTTAGAGAAATAATCCCACTACCAATGTGAAAGTGACAGCAGAAGTATAATTTACGGAACCAACTCAATGTGTTCTAGAGACCCTGTGAAGAGGTTCCATTCATCTTTTATCTACGTGTTCAATTTTGCACATAGTTCTATCAAcgttattaaaatattttgcataTTAACATGACATCTATGTAACAACTTTTCCAGTGGGATATAGATTCTTCCACagtaatatttctttataatcTAAAAGGTGCAGGAGATTCTTTGCACTCTTTTTCTATAGTTAAAGGTTTATAACCAAGACTCTCACAGTTTAAGCAGCTAATTTTGTATGGTACGACCAAATCCTCAAGCTTCCTACATTACTCAAATTTCATTCTTATACGAAGAGGACAAGTATCAAAGAAATCTAACTGGATAAGGAATACAAAGAGCATACCCGTACTAATTCAATAAAATGTTGACAGTGCAGGAGGAAACAAACCACCGATTTATCGTCCTGCAGTAAGTACGGATGGAGTGATCAATCCTGTGAAGTGGATCATCTTAGCAATATGAAACAAGCCATATGACAGGAAATCTCAGTTCACCTGTACAGTTTGGGGATACCACTCCCGGAGTTTAACCATAGCAGCATCAATCTCACCATTTCTGACAAGCTGTACCGAAGAAAGTATGTATCAGTCATTTAGTTTGGGTTTGAATAGTAAACTTAGAGAAAAACATGTCTTATATGTTAAACTGTAGCCAGTGAGATACAAGTTCAATACCTGTCTAAGAgtctttctttgtttcaaagCATATGACGAATCATCCTCATCAATAGCATTTCCTTGATCTATATTAATGGGCGGAACTGTAGTTTTAGTAGCAAGGTTGAAAGCATCGAGTGTCTCCTCATAACCATAGTGTAACAGGTAGGTCTTTACAAGCCTaatgttaaagaaaacaaaactttagaTAACAGAGTATGCAATTCAGTTAAGAAAGTACATCATCTGTTAATGCTGGAAAGGACTGTACTCACCCATAACCAATGTTTGGAGGTATGGATATTTTTTCGATAGCCATTTGTTGCTTATTCCTCTCTGATACTTCATAACCCTAAATAATACAGAAAGAGGGTAGCAGCCCTTGTCAAACTTAATTTCAAACATATATGTAATGCAGAGAGAGATGGGGAAGTCAAGACATAAAAGTTTGTGTCCTACTTCAGTATTTAAAGATTATAACTTCAGGGCTCAAGTGGTTGAGGTTTGATTACACAGGAACAGAACACTAGAGGTTAAGTGTAAAATACCAAATGTGAGCGCAATGTGTATGAAGAGAACCACTGCCATAGATTCCATAACCCCAGTACCAAGAACGGACATGAGGCACTATGTCACATCATCCCACTTTAATATAAAGCTACAAGACCTAATAAACCATCTTTTCAAGGATTATCTTTCTTACCGTAATATCGAAAGCAAATTTCTTCTTCCCAAAGTTGACTAATACCCTGCcaaaaattaagaacaaatgCATTGTGTAAGTACTTCTACTGAACCTATCTATACAACTTTGAGGAGAAGCTATGATGACATTGGTACTGATCAtcaaagagagagtgagaacaTACTCCTCATTTTGGCTATGTACAGCTACAGTAGGGAACAGATGACCTTTTATGTCCTTGGGGATTTTCCCAACAATAGCCCCGTTTTTACTGGCATCAAAGAAGTAATCAAAAATGTCATCAGGTTTTAACAGACAAAGCGgatgcaaacaaagaaaaccaaagtgAAACAGGATAATGGACGGATCATAAATGCAATTCCCAGTAGTAATAGAACTTATTTAAGTAGCAAAACGCATGAAACAGTTTCTATCTTACGTGAAAAAGAACTCTTGCGTAGCGTAGTTTATACCACCGCCAACTGTATCATCTTTGGTATACTTTGGACCAAAAGGTTCACCTTTTCCCTGGCCACGATACAGAAATCCATCATCCCCATGATAGCCACAGCTGTTCACTTCCCATCTGTATAATTAcgaaataaacaataaaatcagACAGTCACATAACCTCAAACTCTATAACAAGCCATATCTTAAATGCAACAACAATCTAAAATTATGCTTTCTTGCGTAACTTCTTTCAAAGGCACTATCATCCTTTTCCGTAATCAATCAAGAATCTAGTTTTAAAGAGCCACGAAGCAATGTACTTTGAATACAGATTCTTCCCAAAAAACCAGTCTTACAGAACGTAACTCAACCGCAAGAACACAACCTTCATCCAAAAAGCTAGATCTGTATGAACTCTAACAGGATTAATCATTAAGAAAACACAACTTAGATCCAAAAACAGTACCTTATACACAATAAATGATCAAGCTACGAACTAAAACGATGTTTCATGAATAACTCAAGAATCAAGTTTCCAACTAAGATTCATCCCTAAACGACGGAACTGAACAAATTGGATCCAAAATCCAAggttaaagaaaacaataccCAGGTTGTCTCCTCATTTTGAAGCTCTCTTTAGTAAAACCAATCGCAACTTGCCCTTTAACCCCAGaatctttaacaaaaatctCAAAGTAGTAAGTGAGACACTTGACCGGAGCAGGTCTATTCGCTTGAACAACGCCGACGTCGTGCCCATGTAGATTCATATTGGTGTACTTAACCGAAAGCTTATCAGGAGAAACCACGAGAAACCCGCCTGCGCTATTGATCGTGTTCAACTCCGTCGGCGAATCTTCGCCTTCGTCTTCCTTGGCATCTCCCGTAGCGGCGAGACGAACCTTATCCAAGAAGTGAAGTAAGTTCAGATCTTGACCGCCGTTACCGGCGTTGGCGGAATTCGCCGGCGATGGTGAAGAGCTCATTTTTAATTCCGGTTCCGATTTGGGATCACAGGGAAAACCCTAAGAATTTATTTGGAGATTTGGAGCTTGAAGGTTTTGGAGTCGTATACGCTACGAACAAACACTGAAATtagagttttcttcttctctgcgatttaatttgatcatttttgttCAATAAGTGCTCCTCTTTCGGCATTTGTATAAagctttgtttatttattttttaataaaacatttcatAAAAGTATACTAATTAAGTTAGTTTCCTTTATATATTTACTAGATAATAAAACTCGCgtgttaaaacattaaatatattgataatatttaaaatttgagtgataacctatataatttttaagtaatttttaaaaattgaacttAAACTTTACTATTTctagttttaataaaatttaactactTGATTATCATAATGAaccatatttttagtttttcaatACTTCATCTTTATAGAttagagttataaaaaaataatataaaaaacaatctaTGCATCATATCAAATATGTACATcttaattacaataaaaatcgttaaaagttaacaaaaactgaaaatccactatttttttttttacatgagcCCGTGTTATATTAACAATGCTAGGATCTTCACCTCCATCACCTCAACAAGTTCCACAGTGTAAGCAGCTAAGGATCGAACTATTCGGGATAGACTCATAACCGTTCCAAGATTTCTTTTTGCTTAATATTTTGGATGTTTCTCATTCCTTTTCTAGTTTGTCTTTCTTTTCGTCTTTCGTTTTTGTATGCTCAACTTTGTAcagaaaaaatcagaaaatagtttaaaatttaatcttttacaaaaaaaaaaaaaaNCGGCATCTCCCGTAGCGGCGAGACGAACCTTATCCAAGAAGTGAAGTAAGTTCAGATCTTGACCGCCGTTACCGGCGTTGGCGGAATTCGCCGGCGATGGTGAAGAGCTCATTTTTAATTCCGGTTCCGATTTGGGATCACAGGGAAAACCCTAAGAATTTATTTGGAGATTTGGAGCTTGAAGGTTTTGGAGTCGTATACGCTACGAACAAACACTGAAATtagagttttcttcttctctgcgatttaatttgatcatttttgttCAATAAGTGCTCCTCTTTCGGCATTTGTATAAagctttgtttatttattttttaataaaacatttcatAAAAGTATACTAATTAAGTTAGTTTCCTTTATATATTTACTAGATAATAAAACTCGCgtgttaaaacattaaatatattgataatatttaaaatttgagtgataacctatataatttttaagtaatttttaaaaattgaacttAAACTTTACTATTTctagttttaataaaatttaactactTGATTATCATAATGAaccatatttttagtttttcaatACTTCATCTTTATAGAttagagttataaaaaaataatataaaaaacaatctaTGCATCATATCAAATATGTACATcttaattacaataaaaatcgttaaaagttaacaaaaactgaaaatccactatttttttttttacatgagcCCGTGTTATATTAACAATGCTAGGATCTTCACCTCCATCACCTCAACAAGTTCCACAGTGTAAGCAGCTAAGGATCGAACTATTCGGGATAGACTCATAACCGTTCCAAGATTTCTTTTTGCTTAATATTTTGGATGTTTCTCATTCCTTTTCTAGTTTGTCTTTCTTTTCGTCTTTCGTTTTTGTATGCTCAACTTTGTAcagaaaaaatcagaaaatagtttaaaatttaatcttttacaaaaaaaaaaaaaaaactctagctTCTAAATGGcaaaagtttctaatttttgcgaacaatgttttagttttggtCGAATCTTTCTCTTAACTCAAGTCAAATGTTTGTAAGCACTTTCCATATTCCTCTTGCGTTGGCCGTAATTTTTAGGGttgttttgctaaaaaaaaaaaaaaaagtttctaagtCGCcaatttttgtagttttttattCAGCAAATCATACTTTACGGtgtttattattcaaaattgcaaatataaaattttttgtAGTCTTTTATTCAGCTGGACGATTACCATATACAGTAATTGCATTTTATGTAAAACATACCTTACGGtgtttattattcaaaatttcataaatgtAAGATAGAAAAATCGTATGTACAGAGTATTGTGTACCACAACAAAGCAACGGTGGAGTCTATTATGGGAAAGTGAAAATTcagaaataacaaaagaaaattaaaccaaataaagCAAAGGACAAGAATTGTCTCTTTAACGAAAAACACGCAAAGGAAACCACCAACATGCATGGGTTGTCTCAATATGCATGATATCTTCATCTATATAGTGACCAAACAGATTGTTCATTACTTGCTTTTTGCATTCTAAGGAGGAAGGGAGTGATCGAAACCAGCCACACGGGAGGAGGTTCCATCACGAGAGAGATGTCATTTTCCTCCCCGTGGAAGGTCTAATAATCACACATCTCCCTAAGTCTCGTCTTTTCAggtaattaaagaaattatatctTCAATGGTTTTCATTAGTTGAATTTTGGATGATAAATGGGAGTTCATATTACTGTTGAATTCATTTTgtgatttcttgtttttttttttttttttcttaaaaatcaaaaggaaTCAAACCATATGTTATATTACCATCTCACTTGAGGTTGAAATCAAATCACATTTGAGCATCCActacaaatttttggaatcaTTTCCTCTTTTGCTCCTTTTGTCAAACCAATGGTTTTGTCAATTATTGTTATAATTAATGAATCTGCTATTGAAACACTCTTTGATTGGTTTCTCTTAAACATGTTTTGCTCAGTCCTTCTAGGTTTTGAAGAATGGGAGATTTAAACAGGTTGTCAAACACGAGAAATTTCGGATTCATTGGAAGACAATCACGAGTTCCCCAAAAAAACATcggaaaaaatatttctccacTTTATAATATGCACCACAGTGCTTCTTTAGATGATCTTCTCACAGAGGAACAACCAGCTTGGCTCGATGAGCTCTTAAGTGAGCCAAAGTCACCTAAGATTAACAAAGGTCATAGACGTTCAGCTAGTGACACAGCTGCTTACTTGCACTCAGCTATAATGCCTTTCAAGGAAGACGAGCTTATGAAAAGTCATGTTGCTGGTCCTTCTTGGCAATTTCAGAACTATGATTTGTGGCAGTCTACCACAAATGGAACCAATTTCCAAACACAATCATACGGAGCTATTAATAGATTAAGTACCCCAAATTCAAAAGCCATTGAGAAACATGTAGGAAAAATGAAAGAGGGAACTTCCACAAAACCAGATGGTTCTGGATCAAAGACTGACTCTAAACGTATCAAACAGTAAGTGCCCTTATTTAATATGCATGTCTACTATACCTTAACCAATATATGCAACTTTTCTCCTTCCACAATTTTT
Coding sequences within:
- the LOC104742053 gene encoding ran-binding protein 10-like isoform X2, which translates into the protein MSSSPSPANSANAGNGGQDLNLLHFLDKVRLAATGDAEEDEGEDSPTELNTINSAGGFLVVSPDKLSVKYTNMNLHGHDVGVVQANRPAPVKCLTYYFEIFVKDSGVKGQVAIGFTKESFKMRRQPGWEVNSCGYHGDDGFLYRGQGKGEPFGPKYTKDDTVGGGINYATQEFFFTKNGAIVGKIPKDIKGHLFPTVAVHSQNEEVLVNFGKKKFAFDITGYEVSERNKQQMAIEKISIPPNIGYGLVKTYLLHYGYEETLDAFNLATKTTVPPINIDQGNAIDEDDSSYALKQRKTLRQLVRNGEIDAAMVKLREWYPQTVQDDKSVVCFLLHCQHFIELVRVGKLEEGVKYGRLELAKFVGLTGFQDIIEDCFALLVYEKPEESPVGYFLEDSHKELVADAVNAAILSTNPNKRDVQKSCHLHSHLEKLLRQLTVCCLERRSLNGDQGETFRLHRILNNNSSRR
- the LOC104742053 gene encoding ran-binding protein 10-like isoform X1 translates to MSSSPSPANSANAGNGGQDLNLLHFLDKVRLAATGDAKEDEGEDSPTELNTINSAGGFLVVSPDKLSVKYTNMNLHGHDVGVVQANRPAPVKCLTYYFEIFVKDSGVKGQVAIGFTKESFKMRRQPGWEVNSCGYHGDDGFLYRGQGKGEPFGPKYTKDDTVGGGINYATQEFFFTKNGAIVGKIPKDIKGHLFPTVAVHSQNEEVLVNFGKKKFAFDITGYEVSERNKQQMAIEKISIPPNIGYGLVKTYLLHYGYEETLDAFNLATKTTVPPINIDQGNAIDEDDSSYALKQRKTLRQLVRNGEIDAAMVKLREWYPQTVQDDKSVVCFLLHCQHFIELVRVGKLEEGVKYGRLELAKFVGLTGFQDIIEDCFALLVYEKPEESPVGYFLEDSHKELVADAVNAAILSTNPNKRDVQKSCHLHSHLEKLLRQLTVCCLERRSLNGDQGETFRLHRILNNNSSRR
- the LOC104742054 gene encoding basic leucine zipper 19-like, which codes for MGDLNRLSNTRNFGFIGRQSRVPQKNIGKNISPLYNMHHSASLDDLLTEEQPAWLDELLSEPKSPKINKGHRRSASDTAAYLHSAIMPFKEDELMKSHVAGPSWQFQNYDLWQSTTNGTNFQTQSYGAINRLSTPNSKAIEKHVGKMKEGTSTKPDGSGSKTDSKRIKHQNAHRARLRRLEYISDLERTIQVLQVEGCEMSSAIHYLDQQLIMLSMENRALKQRMDSLAEIQKLKHVEQQFLEREIRSLQCRRQQQPLQNQKQVQPIQQNRHKKYQPHVTQEPESQFAALAI